In Nonomuraea sp. NBC_00507, the following are encoded in one genomic region:
- a CDS encoding metallophosphoesterase — protein sequence MLGLGLAGLGYASVVERNSFRLRRFDVPVLERGQRPVRVLHLSDLHLTPRRTMLINWVRSLGALKPDLVVNTGDSIAHPDAVPSLLHALEPLLSRPGLFVYGSNDLYAPKPKNPARYLWRTSRNERRQHIPNLPWEELGAGMASEGWLDMNNTTARIKVADLDVAVAGIHDSHISRDRYDLVAGPAPADADLRLGVMHSPEPRNMSLFAADGYQLLLAGHTHGGQLCIPFYGALVTNCGIDRARVKGLSHHESAWLHVSAGLGTSPYAPARFACFPEASLLTLVPRR from the coding sequence ATGCTCGGTCTCGGCCTGGCCGGGCTGGGTTACGCCTCTGTGGTGGAGCGCAACTCGTTCCGGCTGCGCCGCTTCGACGTGCCCGTGCTCGAGCGCGGCCAGCGTCCCGTGCGCGTCCTCCACCTGTCGGACCTGCATCTGACGCCACGCCGCACGATGCTCATCAACTGGGTCCGCTCGCTGGGCGCGCTCAAGCCGGACCTGGTCGTCAACACCGGCGACTCGATCGCCCACCCGGACGCCGTGCCCTCGCTCCTCCACGCCCTGGAGCCGCTGCTGTCCCGCCCGGGCCTGTTCGTCTACGGCTCCAACGACCTCTACGCCCCGAAGCCGAAGAACCCGGCCCGCTACCTGTGGCGCACGTCCAGAAACGAACGCCGCCAGCACATACCCAACCTCCCCTGGGAGGAACTGGGGGCAGGCATGGCGTCCGAGGGCTGGCTCGACATGAACAACACCACGGCCCGCATCAAGGTGGCCGACCTCGACGTGGCAGTGGCCGGCATCCACGACTCCCACATCTCCCGCGACCGCTACGACCTGGTGGCCGGACCCGCCCCGGCGGACGCCGACCTCCGCCTGGGCGTCATGCACTCGCCGGAGCCCCGCAACATGAGCCTCTTCGCCGCCGACGGCTACCAGCTCCTGCTGGCCGGCCACACCCACGGCGGCCAGCTCTGCATCCCGTTCTACGGCGCCCTGGTGACCAACTGCGGCATCGACCGCGCCAGGGTGAAGGGCTTGAGCCACCACGAGTCCGCCTGGCTCCACGTGTCCGCCGGCCTCGGCACCTCCCCGTACGCACCTGCCCGCTTCGCCTGCTTCCCCGAGGCCTCCCTCCTCACCCTCGTCCCCCGGAGATAA
- a CDS encoding GatB/YqeY domain-containing protein translates to MSALKDKLKADLTASLKSRDEVRLRTIRMALAAVNVEEVAGKQARELSDDEIIKVLTKEAKKRREAAEAFSNAGRAEQAQAELDEQAVLEAYLPAQLSDEELVELVDAAIAEAGASGPQAMGQVMKVVNPKVAGRAEGGRVAATVRARLAAG, encoded by the coding sequence ATGAGCGCATTGAAAGACAAGCTGAAGGCCGATCTGACGGCCTCGCTGAAGAGCCGGGACGAGGTCCGTCTCCGGACGATTCGCATGGCACTGGCCGCGGTGAACGTCGAGGAGGTCGCTGGCAAGCAGGCCAGGGAGCTTTCGGATGACGAGATCATCAAGGTGCTGACCAAGGAGGCCAAGAAGCGGCGGGAAGCGGCGGAGGCGTTCAGCAACGCCGGGCGCGCCGAGCAGGCGCAGGCGGAGCTGGACGAGCAGGCGGTGCTGGAGGCTTACCTGCCGGCGCAGCTGTCCGACGAGGAGCTGGTCGAGCTCGTCGACGCCGCCATCGCCGAGGCCGGCGCCTCCGGGCCGCAGGCCATGGGCCAGGTCATGAAGGTCGTCAATCCGAAGGTCGCGGGGAGGGCCGAGGGGGGTCGGGTGGCTGCCACCGTCCGGGCCCGCTTGGCCGCAGGCTGA